CAAGTTATCCTTCAACTTATAAAGCAAAGCCAAGTTATCCTCCATCGTATAAAGCAAAACCAAGTTATCCTTCAACTTATAAAGCAAAGCCTAGTTATCCTCCAActtataaagcaaaaaaaacaagCTATCCTCCAACTTATAAAGCAAAAACAAGTTATCCTCCAACTTATAAAGCAAAACCAAGCTATCCTTCAACTTATAAAGCAAAGCCAAGTTATCCTCCAACTTATAAAGCAAAACCAAGTTATCCTTCAACTTATAAAGCAAAGCCAAGTTATCCTCCATCGTATAAAGCAAAACCAAGTTATCCTTCAACTTATAAAGCAAAGCCTGTTTATCCTCCAACTTATAAAGCAAAACCAAGCTATCCTTCAACTTATAAAGCAAAAACAAGTTATCCTCCAACTTATAAAGCAAAAGCAACTTATCCTTCAACGTATAAAGCAAAACCAAGTTATCCTTcaatttataaagcaaaaccaAGTTATCCTCCAACGTATAAAGCAAAACCAAGTTATCCATCTACGTATAAAGCAAAACCAAGTTATAAACCAAAACCAAGTTATCCTTCAACTTATAAAGCAAAGCCAAGTTATCCTCCAACTTATAAAGCAAAGCTAAGTTATCCTCCATCGTATAAAGCAAAACCAAGTTATCCTCCAACTTATAAAGCAAAGCCAAGTTATCCTTCAACTTATAAAGCAAAGCCAAGTTATCCGTCAACTTATAAAGCAAACCCAAGTTATAAAGCAAAACCAAAATATCCTCCAACTTATAAAGCAAAGCCAAGTTATCATTCAACTTATAAAGCAAAGCCAAGTTATCCTCCAACTTATAAAGCAAAACCAAGCTATCCTTCAACTTATAAAGCAAAAACAAGTTATCCTCCAACTTATAAAGCAAAAACAAGTTATCCTCCAACTTATAAAGCAAAGGCAACTTATCCTTCAACTTATAAAGCAAAGCCAAGTTATCCTCCAACGTATAAAGCAAAACCAAGTTATCCTTCAACTTATAAAGCAAAACCAATTTATCCTTCAACTTATAAAGCAAAACCAAGTTATAAAGCAAAACCAAGTTATCCTTCAACTTATAAAGCAAAAGTAACGTATCCTTCAACGTATAAAGCAAAACCAAGTTATCCTTCAACTTATAAAGCAAAACCAAGTTATCCTTCAACTTATAAAGCAAAACCAAGTTATCCTTCAACTTATAAAGCAAAACCAAGTTATCCTCCAACTTATAAAGCAAAACCAAGTTATCCTTCAACTTATAAAGCAAAACCAAGTTATAAATCAAAGCCAAGTTATCCTTCCACTTATAAAGCAAAAACAAGTTATCCTCCAACTTATAAAGCAAAACCAAGTTATCCTTCAACTTATAAAGCAAAACCAAGTTATCCTCCAACTTATAAAGCAAAACCAAGTTATCCTACAACTTATAAAGCAAAACCAAGTTATAAAGCAAAGCCAAGTTATCCTTCCACTtataaagcaaaaacaaattatcCTCCAACTTATAAAGCAAAACCAAGTTATCCTCCAACTTATAAAGCAAAACCAAGTTATCCTTCAACTTATAAAGCAAAACCAAGTTATAAAGCAAAGCCAAGTTATCCTTCCACTTATAAAGCAAAAACAAGTTATCCTCCAACTTATAAAGCAAAACCAAGTTATCCTCCAACTTATAAAGCAAAACCAAGTTATCCTCCAACTTATAAAGCAAAGCCAACTTATTCATCAACTTATAAAGCAAAGCCAAGTTATCCTTCAACTTATAAAGCAAAGCCAACTTATTCATCAACTTATAAAGCAAAACCAAGTTATCCTTCAACTTATAAAGCAAAGCCAAGTTATCCTTCAACTTATAAAGCAAAGCCAACTTATTCATCAACTTATAAAGCAAAACCAAGTTATCCTCCAACTTATAAAGCAAAACCAAGCTATCCTTCAACTTATAAAGCAAAGCCAAGTTATCCTCCAACATACAAAACAAGTTACCCtcctacatataaaaaaaagatcagCTATCCATCACAATATAAAGCGAAGACAAGTTATCCCCCATCATATAAACCAACAAACAGCTATCATTCTCAATATTAAAAGtgttaattaaaatattcacattACTGTTCTACACATTTTAACGTTTGTGTTGATGAGGACATTTGAAAGTAATACATAATCGGGGttaatgatttgttatattcaATCTTTATGTTTGTGATTGGTTATGTTCttgatgttaaaaataaatgtttattctCTTCTGGTTGTGGCCTGTTATGCTTTTTCTAACACGAACTTCTAATTCTCGTATAACGCAAAACGAGGTGTGATATGTCTTATATTCTTGTCAACaaagatttattattatttttttactaatatACAAAACACTGACATGTTTTACcattacatattttttggtcgaaaaagaaaaagaaacgcACACCAAAATAACAACATAACAAGGTTCAATTAATAGCGAAATTGACATTGACTCAAGTGCACCAGTTATTTTGActattaaaaacaaagaaagtaTAATAGTTTGTGTCTTATGGGTACATcg
Above is a window of Mytilus trossulus isolate FHL-02 chromosome 4, PNRI_Mtr1.1.1.hap1, whole genome shotgun sequence DNA encoding:
- the LOC134715434 gene encoding adhesive plaque matrix protein-like, yielding MEGIKFNLCLLCIFTCDVLGFSNGNIYNAHGSAYAGASAGAYNTLPKAYPYGAKHEPVYKPVKTSYSSPYKPPTYQPLKKKPMDYNSSPPTYGSKTNYLAKKLSSYKPIKTTYNAKTSYPPVYKPKMTYPPTYKPKPSYPATYKAKPTYPSTYKAKPSYPPTYKAKPSYPSTYKAKPSYPPTYKAKPSYKAKPSYPSTYKAKPSYPPTYKAKPSYPSTYKAKPSYPPSYKAKPSYPSTYKAKPSYPPTYKAKKTSYPPTYKAKTSYPPTYKAKPSYPSTYKAKPSYPPTYKAKPSYPSTYKAKPSYPPSYKAKPSYPSTYKAKPVYPPTYKAKPSYPSTYKAKTSYPPTYKAKATYPSTYKAKPSYPSIYKAKPSYPPTYKAKPSYPSTYKAKPSYKPKPSYPSTYKAKPSYPPTYKAKLSYPPSYKAKPSYPPTYKAKPSYPSTYKAKPSYPSTYKANPSYKAKPKYPPTYKAKPSYHSTYKAKPSYPPTYKAKPSYPSTYKAKTSYPPTYKAKTSYPPTYKAKATYPSTYKAKPSYPPTYKAKPSYPSTYKAKPIYPSTYKAKPSYKAKPSYPSTYKAKVTYPSTYKAKPSYPSTYKAKPSYPSTYKAKPSYPSTYKAKPSYPPTYKAKPSYPSTYKAKPSYKSKPSYPSTYKAKTSYPPTYKAKPSYPSTYKAKPSYPPTYKAKPSYPTTYKAKPSYKAKPSYPSTYKAKTNYPPTYKAKPSYPPTYKAKPSYPSTYKAKPSYKAKPSYPSTYKAKTSYPPTYKAKPSYPPTYKAKPSYPPTYKAKPTYSSTYKAKPSYPSTYKAKPTYSSTYKAKPSYPSTYKAKPSYPSTYKAKPTYSSTYKAKPSYPPTYKAKPSYPSTYKAKPSYPPTYKTSYPPTYKKKISYPSQYKAKTSYPPSYKPTNSYHSQY